A window of Acidobacteriota bacterium contains these coding sequences:
- the infB gene encoding translation initiation factor IF-2 translates to MATVRIYKVAEVLNTTSQEVMALLKQAHGIEVKSASSTIEEVVARQFVERLARQRGLTVPSAAAMFSDAPPSKSKKGGKAAEPARPAAPALPPPRLIKTHRAPQVVAEPAEPAVEAPTEVAPEPSHVETEPAPTTPAAPEPVPALAAESPGPPVATEAPAAASEPPAVAAGDTTAAPDVPSADEEADDAPAGRVVPPSLRLRVEDPSAPVVEGRATPRPRPAARPQAPPPPRPATATPPPAAEGAPAAEGGTGAAPAARTPAAAAGPAAPSAERPGTPAPPAIRSPLTQVARPSYAPTNYTGPLRTMTPATAGQSARPGIPGQRPGLAGGPRPPTPPRPVATGWRPPARPAGGRSKTRSHTRDPRVAPASYAPSAPPPITRSITLAEGMTVKDLSDKLEVKVKDVLKKLLEKRMMLTINSTLDTETAIMIAREFGADVQMRSFEEELIEVESEDARPEDIVTRAPVVTVMGHVDHGKTTLLDAIRETRVAEREAGGITQHIGAYAVDVNDRKVVFLDTPGHEAFTMMRARGARVTDVVILVVAADDGVMPQTREAIDHSRAAGVPIIVAINKIDKPEANAERVKRELTDLGLMPEDWGGQTVMVPVSAKKREGLELLLEMVLLVTEIAELKANPMRAANGTVLEAKIDKGRGPVATVLVQDGTLRVGDNFIAGVVVGKVRALIDDRGRQVREAGPSTPVEVLGLPSPPQPGDTFQAIEDVAKARQIVLFRQIQAKEKALGAKSSRLTLESLRDRMAEGEVKELPIVIKADVQGSAEVLADSLAKLSDDKTKIRIIRAGVGAINESDVLLASASNAIVIGFNVRPDRNAIDVAERESVDVRLHSVIYNVTDEVKKAMEGMLEPTFKEVRLGLAEVRQLFKVPKAGTVAGCMVVDGVIKRSGDAQARLLRDNVVVYEGKLGSLRRFKEDVSEVKNGFECGISFERFNDLKVGDTIEAFVVERVAAAAS, encoded by the coding sequence TTGGCCACTGTCCGGATTTACAAAGTCGCGGAAGTCCTGAACACCACGAGCCAGGAGGTCATGGCGCTGCTCAAGCAGGCCCATGGCATCGAGGTGAAGAGTGCGTCGAGCACCATCGAGGAGGTCGTGGCGCGCCAGTTCGTGGAACGGCTCGCCAGGCAGCGTGGCCTCACGGTGCCCTCTGCCGCCGCCATGTTCAGCGACGCGCCGCCGTCCAAGAGCAAGAAGGGCGGCAAGGCGGCCGAGCCAGCGAGGCCCGCGGCCCCTGCGCTTCCTCCACCGCGGCTGATCAAGACCCACCGGGCCCCGCAGGTCGTCGCCGAGCCCGCCGAGCCGGCTGTCGAGGCCCCGACCGAGGTGGCGCCCGAGCCGTCCCATGTCGAGACCGAGCCGGCGCCGACGACGCCCGCCGCGCCCGAGCCCGTACCGGCGCTGGCGGCCGAGTCCCCAGGGCCTCCGGTCGCGACCGAAGCGCCCGCCGCGGCGTCCGAACCGCCCGCGGTGGCGGCCGGCGACACGACGGCCGCTCCGGACGTCCCGTCGGCTGATGAGGAGGCCGACGACGCCCCTGCGGGTCGGGTCGTGCCACCGAGTCTTCGCCTGCGGGTCGAGGACCCGTCCGCGCCGGTGGTCGAAGGCCGGGCCACGCCCAGGCCACGGCCCGCGGCGCGGCCGCAGGCCCCGCCGCCTCCGCGCCCTGCCACGGCCACGCCACCGCCGGCCGCCGAAGGGGCCCCAGCCGCCGAGGGAGGCACCGGAGCGGCGCCAGCGGCCCGTACGCCCGCCGCCGCGGCCGGCCCGGCGGCACCGTCGGCCGAACGGCCGGGCACGCCTGCGCCACCGGCGATCCGTTCGCCGCTGACCCAGGTGGCACGCCCGAGCTACGCCCCCACGAACTACACGGGCCCGCTGCGCACGATGACGCCGGCGACCGCCGGCCAGTCAGCCCGCCCAGGGATACCCGGGCAGCGGCCTGGGCTCGCCGGGGGGCCGCGGCCTCCGACGCCCCCCCGGCCGGTTGCGACCGGCTGGCGCCCACCGGCCCGTCCGGCGGGCGGCCGGTCGAAGACCCGGAGCCACACCCGCGACCCGCGCGTGGCGCCTGCCTCGTACGCACCGTCGGCGCCTCCGCCGATCACGCGCTCGATCACGCTTGCCGAGGGCATGACGGTCAAGGACCTTTCCGACAAGCTCGAAGTGAAGGTCAAGGATGTCCTGAAGAAGCTCCTCGAGAAGCGCATGATGCTGACGATCAACTCGACGCTCGATACCGAGACCGCGATCATGATCGCGCGCGAGTTCGGGGCCGACGTCCAGATGCGGTCGTTCGAGGAGGAGCTGATCGAAGTCGAGTCGGAAGACGCCCGCCCGGAGGACATCGTCACCCGCGCGCCGGTGGTGACGGTGATGGGCCACGTCGACCACGGCAAGACGACGCTGCTCGACGCCATCCGCGAGACCCGCGTCGCCGAGCGCGAGGCCGGAGGCATCACGCAGCACATCGGGGCCTACGCCGTCGACGTGAACGACCGCAAGGTGGTCTTCCTCGACACGCCAGGTCACGAGGCGTTCACGATGATGCGCGCGCGCGGTGCGCGCGTCACCGACGTCGTCATTCTCGTGGTCGCCGCCGACGACGGCGTGATGCCGCAGACGCGCGAGGCCATCGACCACTCGCGGGCGGCTGGCGTGCCGATCATCGTGGCGATCAACAAGATCGACAAGCCCGAGGCGAACGCCGAGCGCGTGAAGCGCGAGCTCACCGATCTCGGGCTGATGCCGGAGGACTGGGGCGGCCAGACCGTCATGGTGCCGGTTTCCGCGAAGAAGCGCGAGGGCCTCGAGTTGCTGCTCGAGATGGTCCTGCTCGTCACGGAGATCGCCGAGCTCAAGGCGAACCCCATGCGCGCCGCCAACGGCACGGTCCTCGAGGCCAAGATCGACAAGGGCCGCGGTCCGGTGGCGACGGTGCTCGTGCAGGACGGGACGCTGCGCGTCGGCGACAACTTCATCGCCGGCGTGGTCGTGGGCAAGGTCCGCGCCCTCATCGACGACCGCGGCCGGCAGGTGCGCGAGGCGGGCCCGTCGACGCCCGTCGAGGTGCTCGGCCTGCCGAGCCCTCCGCAGCCCGGCGACACGTTCCAGGCCATCGAGGACGTCGCCAAGGCCCGCCAGATCGTGCTCTTCCGTCAGATCCAGGCGAAGGAGAAGGCGCTCGGCGCGAAGTCGTCGCGCCTCACGCTCGAGTCGCTGCGCGATCGCATGGCCGAGGGCGAGGTCAAGGAACTGCCCATCGTCATCAAGGCCGACGTGCAGGGTTCGGCCGAGGTGCTCGCCGACTCCCTGGCCAAGCTCTCGGACGACAAGACGAAGATCCGGATCATCCGCGCCGGCGTCGGCGCCATCAACGAGTCCGACGTGCTGCTGGCGTCGGCGTCGAACGCCATCGTCATCGGCTTCAACGTGCGCCCCGACCGCAACGCCATCGACGTGGCCGAGCGCGAATCGGTCGACGTCCGCCTCCACTCGGTCATCTACAACGTCACCGACGAGGTGAAGAAGGCGATGGAGGGCATGCTCGAGCCGACCTTCAAGGAGGTGCGGCTCGGTCTCGCCGAGGTCCGTCAGCTCTTCAAGGTGCCGAAGGCCGGCACGGTGGCCGGGTGCATGGTCGTCGACGGCGTCATCAAGCGTTCGGGCGACGCCCAGGCGCGGTTGCTGCGCGACAACGTCGTCGTCTACGAGGGCAAGCTCGGCTCGCTGCGCCGGTTCAAGGAGGACGTGTCCGAGGTCAAGAACGGCTTCGAGTGCGGCATCTCGTTCGAGCGGTTCAACGACCTCAAGGTTGGCGACACGATCGAGGCGTTCGTCGTCGAGCGCGTCGCCGCCGCGGCGTCCTGA
- the rbfA gene encoding 30S ribosome-binding factor RbfA, producing MQGSRPERVGEQIRDELSTLVAREVKDPGMGFVTFTHVRVSADLQNARVYYTALGDDRARRDTARALARATPFLRRQVASRLQLRRAPELAFTWDESIARAERIEQIIQDLHASRADADEPASDDGQS from the coding sequence GTGCAGGGGTCACGCCCGGAACGCGTTGGCGAGCAGATTCGCGACGAGCTGAGCACGCTCGTCGCCCGCGAGGTGAAGGACCCGGGCATGGGGTTCGTCACCTTCACGCACGTCAGGGTCAGCGCCGATCTCCAGAACGCCCGCGTCTACTACACCGCCCTTGGCGACGACCGCGCCCGCCGCGACACCGCCCGGGCGCTGGCCCGCGCCACGCCGTTCCTTCGCCGGCAGGTCGCCTCGCGGCTGCAGCTGCGGCGCGCACCCGAGCTCGCCTTCACGTGGGACGAGTCGATCGCCCGCGCCGAGCGCATCGAACAGATCATCCAGGACCTGCATGCCTCCCGCGCCGATGCCGACGAGCCCGCGTCCGACGACGGCCAGTCCTGA
- a CDS encoding bifunctional oligoribonuclease/PAP phosphatase NrnA — translation MPPAPMPTSPRPTTASPEAPRGLAAVCVELGRHQRFLLTSHARPDGDAIGSQLALAYALRALGKHVDLVNRDPVPGPYRPLPGTGDITIAERAEGDYDALVVLECSDLSRPGVAGLDRFRAINIDHHVGNSGYGAVNWVDESAAACAELVVDIVDALGVPLSVEIATHVYVAILTDTGSFRHSHISARTFDICRRVAEAGVDPAAVARQVFDTGSLGRLRLMGALLAGMRLEAADRLAVLTLDDALVAATGASLDDTEGMINLPLSAGVVEAVLMFKPNGAGEPMRVSLRSKGAVDVRSVATRHGGGGHVNAAGFTADDASDATRAGIVAEVVAALDR, via the coding sequence ATGCCTCCCGCGCCGATGCCGACGAGCCCGCGTCCGACGACGGCCAGTCCTGAAGCGCCTCGAGGGCTCGCCGCGGTCTGCGTCGAGCTCGGACGGCACCAGCGGTTCCTGCTGACGTCGCACGCGCGGCCGGATGGCGACGCCATCGGGTCGCAACTCGCGCTCGCCTACGCGCTGCGCGCGCTCGGCAAGCACGTCGACCTGGTGAACCGCGACCCGGTGCCCGGGCCGTACCGCCCGTTACCCGGCACCGGTGACATCACGATCGCCGAGCGCGCCGAAGGCGACTACGACGCGCTGGTCGTCCTCGAGTGCAGCGACCTCTCGCGCCCCGGCGTCGCCGGCCTCGACAGGTTCCGCGCCATCAACATCGACCATCACGTCGGTAACTCCGGGTACGGCGCCGTGAACTGGGTCGACGAGTCGGCCGCGGCCTGCGCCGAACTGGTCGTCGACATCGTCGACGCACTCGGCGTACCCCTGAGCGTCGAGATCGCGACCCACGTGTACGTCGCCATCCTGACCGACACCGGCTCGTTCCGGCACTCGCATATCAGCGCCCGGACGTTCGACATCTGCCGGCGCGTGGCCGAGGCAGGCGTCGACCCGGCCGCGGTGGCTCGCCAGGTCTTCGACACCGGCAGCCTCGGCAGACTCAGGCTGATGGGCGCCCTCCTGGCCGGCATGCGCCTCGAGGCCGCCGACCGGCTCGCAGTGCTGACGCTCGACGATGCGCTCGTGGCGGCCACCGGCGCCAGCCTCGACGACACCGAGGGGATGATCAATCTGCCTCTGTCCGCGGGTGTGGTCGAGGCCGTCCTCATGTTCAAGCCGAACGGCGCCGGCGAGCCGATGCGCGTCAGCCTGCGGTCGAAGGGCGCCGTCGACGTCAGGAGCGTCGCGACGCGCCATGGCGGCGGCGGGCACGTGAACGCGGCCGGCTTCACCGCCGACGACGCCTCCGACGCGACGCGCGCGGGCATCGTGGCCGAAGTCGTGGCCGCGCTCGACCGGTGA
- the truB gene encoding tRNA pseudouridine(55) synthase TruB codes for MKAASSAPAGVLVVDKPVGPTSHDVVSRVRRALGTRRVGHTGTLDPMASGVLPVVVGPATRLARFLTATTKQYEAVVRFGHATDTCDHTGAPLPPPPGGYLPAPGIDAVARALAALASRTFDQTPPAYSAKKIEGVRAYALARAGRGVAPRAVPVTLHEATVVAFDGLDLHVRLRCSAGFYVRSLAHDLGQALGCGGHLRALRRTASGWFTESMACALDDVERAPAEARGRLLPPVDLLPWAPIVRVTPAGAARLRHGNPVLPTDVAAIEPGDSRVAPPPGGLEVSRLVDPHGTLVAVATRAAGPDGALHPDIVLV; via the coding sequence GTGAAGGCCGCGTCTTCCGCACCCGCCGGCGTGCTCGTCGTCGACAAGCCGGTCGGGCCGACGTCGCACGACGTCGTCAGTCGCGTGCGGCGCGCCCTCGGCACTCGCCGCGTCGGCCATACCGGCACGCTCGATCCGATGGCCAGCGGCGTGTTGCCGGTGGTCGTCGGGCCGGCGACCCGGCTCGCGCGCTTCCTAACCGCGACGACCAAGCAGTACGAGGCCGTCGTCCGGTTCGGCCACGCGACGGACACCTGCGACCACACCGGCGCTCCGCTGCCACCGCCGCCGGGGGGGTACTTGCCGGCGCCGGGCATCGACGCCGTGGCGCGCGCGCTGGCCGCGCTCGCGTCGCGGACCTTCGATCAGACTCCGCCGGCGTATTCGGCGAAGAAGATCGAGGGCGTGCGGGCCTACGCGCTGGCGCGGGCGGGTCGGGGCGTTGCCCCTCGCGCCGTGCCCGTCACGCTGCACGAGGCCACGGTGGTGGCCTTCGACGGGCTCGACCTGCACGTCCGGTTGAGGTGCTCGGCGGGCTTCTACGTGCGCTCGCTCGCGCACGATCTCGGACAGGCGCTCGGCTGCGGCGGCCATCTTCGGGCCCTGCGTCGGACCGCCAGCGGCTGGTTCACCGAGTCGATGGCCTGCGCCCTCGACGACGTCGAACGAGCGCCCGCCGAAGCGCGTGGCCGCCTCCTGCCGCCCGTCGACCTGCTCCCCTGGGCGCCAATCGTCCGGGTGACGCCGGCCGGGGCCGCCCGCCTGCGGCACGGCAACCCGGTGCTGCCGACCGATGTCGCCGCCATCGAGCCGGGCGACAGCCGGGTCGCGCCGCCGCCCGGCGGCCTCGAGGTGTCTCGGCTGGTCGACCCGCACGGCACCCTGGTCGCCGTGGCGACGCGGGCGGCGGGCCCTGACGGGGCTTTGCATCCGGATATTGTTCTGGTTTAG
- the rpsO gene encoding 30S ribosomal protein S15 — protein MALTKEGKTGIIDDYRTHDHDTGSPEVQVAILSNRITYLTEHFKTHAKDHHSRRGLLKLVGQRRRLLDYLKKKDTRRYAELIRRLGIRK, from the coding sequence GTGGCACTGACGAAGGAAGGCAAGACCGGCATCATCGACGACTACCGCACCCACGACCACGACACCGGGTCGCCCGAGGTACAGGTCGCGATCCTCAGCAATCGGATCACGTACCTCACCGAGCACTTCAAGACGCACGCGAAGGATCACCACTCGCGGCGCGGCCTGCTGAAGCTGGTCGGCCAGCGGCGGCGGCTGCTCGACTATCTCAAGAAGAAGGACACCCGGCGGTACGCGGAGCTGATCCGCCGCCTGGGCATCCGCAAGTAG
- the pnp gene encoding polyribonucleotide nucleotidyltransferase, with protein sequence MHKRELLIGRQTLSIETGKLAKQAHGAAVVRYGDTVVLVTACRAANPRENIDFLPLTVDYREYTYASGRIPGGFFKREGKPAEKEVLTSRLIDRPIRPLFPSGWRYETQVIALVLSADSDNDSDVLALTGASAALAFSEIPFQKTIAAVRVGLLDGELVVNPTYEERKRSALDLIIAGSADAIVMVEAGAKEVGEADMVRALEFGHANIREIVKFIDAMAAEVGRPKVKVTKREIGKEFYREVEEKVLVPLSEAMRIKGKIENYDRVDQVLEDLIASFPPEEVERRLEAKVIFKELKEKVLREEILERGQRLDGRAFDEVRPIWIEVGTLPRTHGSAIFTRGETQALVTATLGTAEDQQKIEMVEGETYKRFMLHYNFPPFSVGEVAFLRGPGRREVGHGALAERALAPVVPAEEQFPYTVRVVSDILESNGSSSMASVCGGSLAMMDAGAPLKAAVAGVAMGLILDEATGRYAVLTDIAGAEDHYGDMDFKVAGTAEGITALQMDIKVGGITTEVMTRALEQARKGRLEILGKMEEALSAPRTSISAYAPRIVTIKIPVDKIRDVIGPGGKTIRSIIDRTGVKIDVEDDGRVNVASNDETSAERAIAIIQELTATPELNKTYLGKVQRITDFGAFVEILPGIDGLLHVSEIALHRVSDVRDELKEGEQLLVKVINVDPSGKIRLSRKVLLQEEAGITPEPRTDPPPRRGGGHGGHGRREHSRRD encoded by the coding sequence ATGCACAAGCGAGAACTCCTCATCGGCCGCCAGACCCTCTCGATCGAGACGGGCAAGCTGGCCAAACAGGCGCACGGCGCCGCCGTCGTCCGCTACGGCGACACGGTCGTGCTCGTCACGGCCTGCCGCGCGGCGAATCCGCGCGAGAACATCGACTTCCTGCCGCTCACGGTCGACTACCGCGAGTACACGTACGCGTCGGGGCGGATCCCCGGAGGCTTCTTCAAGCGCGAGGGCAAGCCTGCGGAGAAGGAGGTCCTCACGAGCCGGCTCATCGATCGCCCGATCAGGCCGCTCTTCCCCTCGGGCTGGCGCTACGAGACGCAGGTCATCGCGCTCGTGCTCTCGGCCGACTCCGACAACGACTCGGACGTGCTCGCGCTGACGGGGGCCTCGGCCGCGCTCGCCTTCTCCGAGATCCCGTTCCAGAAGACCATTGCTGCGGTCCGCGTGGGCCTGCTCGACGGCGAACTCGTCGTGAACCCGACCTACGAGGAGCGCAAGCGCAGCGCGCTCGATCTCATCATCGCCGGCAGCGCCGACGCGATCGTGATGGTCGAAGCCGGCGCGAAGGAGGTCGGCGAGGCCGACATGGTCCGGGCCCTCGAGTTCGGCCACGCGAACATCCGCGAGATCGTGAAGTTCATCGACGCGATGGCCGCCGAGGTCGGGCGGCCCAAGGTGAAGGTCACGAAAAGGGAGATCGGCAAGGAGTTCTATCGCGAGGTCGAGGAGAAGGTGCTCGTGCCTCTCAGCGAGGCGATGCGGATCAAGGGGAAGATCGAGAACTACGACCGCGTCGACCAGGTACTCGAGGACCTGATTGCGTCGTTCCCGCCGGAGGAGGTGGAACGGCGGCTCGAGGCGAAGGTCATCTTCAAGGAGCTCAAGGAGAAGGTGCTCCGCGAAGAGATCCTCGAGCGGGGTCAGCGGCTCGACGGCCGCGCGTTCGACGAGGTCCGCCCGATCTGGATCGAGGTCGGCACGCTGCCCCGCACGCACGGCTCGGCCATCTTCACCCGGGGCGAGACGCAGGCGCTCGTCACCGCGACGCTCGGCACCGCCGAGGACCAGCAGAAGATCGAGATGGTGGAGGGCGAGACGTACAAGCGGTTCATGCTCCACTACAACTTCCCGCCGTTCTCGGTGGGCGAGGTCGCCTTCCTGCGGGGCCCGGGCCGGCGTGAGGTCGGTCACGGCGCCCTTGCCGAGCGGGCCCTCGCGCCGGTCGTGCCGGCCGAGGAGCAGTTCCCCTATACCGTCCGCGTCGTCTCCGACATCCTCGAGTCGAACGGCTCCTCGTCGATGGCGTCGGTCTGCGGCGGGTCGCTCGCGATGATGGACGCGGGCGCACCGCTCAAGGCCGCGGTGGCCGGCGTGGCAATGGGCCTGATCCTCGACGAGGCCACGGGCCGGTACGCGGTCCTCACCGACATCGCCGGCGCCGAAGACCACTACGGCGACATGGACTTCAAGGTGGCGGGGACCGCCGAGGGCATCACCGCGCTGCAGATGGACATCAAGGTCGGCGGGATCACGACCGAGGTCATGACGCGCGCGCTCGAGCAGGCCCGCAAGGGGCGGCTCGAGATTCTCGGCAAGATGGAGGAAGCGCTCTCAGCGCCGCGCACGTCGATTTCGGCGTACGCGCCGCGCATCGTAACGATCAAGATCCCCGTCGACAAGATTCGCGACGTCATCGGACCGGGCGGCAAGACCATCCGGAGCATCATCGACCGGACCGGCGTCAAGATCGACGTCGAGGACGATGGCCGGGTGAACGTGGCGTCGAACGACGAGACGTCGGCCGAGCGGGCCATCGCGATCATCCAGGAGTTGACGGCCACGCCGGAGCTGAACAAGACCTACCTCGGCAAGGTGCAGCGCATCACCGACTTCGGGGCGTTCGTCGAGATCCTGCCGGGCATCGACGGCCTGCTCCACGTGTCGGAGATTGCCCTGCACCGCGTCAGCGACGTGCGGGACGAGCTGAAGGAGGGCGAACAGCTGCTGGTCAAGGTCATCAACGTCGATCCATCCGGCAAGATCCGGCTCAGCCGGAAGGTCCTGCTCCAGGAAGAGGCTGGCATCACGCCCGAGCCGCGGACCGATCCCCCACCTCGTCGGGGAGGCGGACACGGCGGCCACGGTCGTCGAGAGCACTCGCGCCGAGACTGA
- a CDS encoding cupredoxin domain-containing protein, with product MCPRSSFRVRVMTTVLLGVVAGLGDRPGDAVAQEATARREFTITARNYAFSPATVEVQQNDVVKITLHAEDMAHSFTIDEYRIAKRVGRGESITFEFRADRAGRFRYYCNLKNDERCREMQGELIVRAR from the coding sequence ATGTGTCCTCGGTCCAGCTTCCGCGTGCGGGTGATGACGACCGTCCTGCTGGGCGTCGTCGCGGGCCTCGGAGACCGGCCCGGCGATGCCGTCGCCCAGGAGGCCACGGCCCGGCGCGAGTTCACCATCACCGCGCGGAACTACGCCTTCAGCCCGGCCACGGTCGAGGTGCAGCAGAACGACGTCGTCAAGATCACCCTGCACGCCGAGGACATGGCCCACAGCTTCACGATCGACGAGTACCGGATCGCGAAGCGCGTCGGGCGTGGCGAGTCGATCACCTTCGAGTTCCGCGCCGACCGGGCGGGACGCTTCCGTTACTACTGCAACCTGAAGAACGACGAGCGGTGCCGCGAGATGCAGGGCGAGCTGATCGTCCGCGCGCGGTAG
- a CDS encoding magnesium transporter: protein MSGAAILVGRFLSRYPSEAARAIQDVDIGEAAAIVRPIPSQTAARVLSQTGPDVAAAILGRLEPEARHAILADCDPVVAAPVLERVTLEARDGYLSGAPALRAAELRRFMSYPEESAGRLMDRRAHVFRADARARVVAQSLRESRRHDEQVVLVIDADQRLVGTLPVAVVLLADPAERLDALGVTPTHAVQALAHRDEVAEMLSAHHLGVLPVVDIDRRPLGVLRHGALVGVAAREATADMQSMVGASREERALSSVPFAVRKRLPWLQVNLLTAFLAASVVGLFESTIAQFSVLAVLLPVVAGQSGNTGAQSLAVTMRGLTLREISLRNWLRVVVKESSVGLVNGIAVALVTAIGVYAWSGSVGLCLVIGVAMVLSMTIAAVAGAGVPLVLDLAGQDPAQSSSIILTTVTDVAGFFSFLGLATLFSTMLPT, encoded by the coding sequence ATGAGCGGCGCCGCGATTCTCGTCGGGCGATTCCTGTCGCGCTATCCGTCGGAGGCCGCTCGCGCGATTCAAGACGTCGACATCGGGGAGGCGGCCGCCATCGTCCGGCCCATTCCTTCCCAGACGGCGGCGCGCGTCCTCTCGCAGACCGGCCCGGACGTCGCGGCGGCCATTCTGGGTCGCCTCGAGCCTGAAGCGAGGCATGCGATCCTCGCGGACTGCGATCCGGTGGTAGCGGCTCCGGTTCTCGAACGCGTGACGCTCGAGGCCCGTGACGGCTATCTCTCCGGCGCCCCGGCGCTGCGGGCGGCCGAACTGCGTCGGTTCATGAGTTATCCGGAAGAGAGTGCAGGCCGCCTGATGGACCGCCGGGCCCATGTCTTCCGCGCCGACGCGCGGGCCCGCGTTGTGGCGCAGTCGCTGCGCGAGAGCCGTCGGCACGACGAGCAGGTGGTGCTCGTCATCGACGCCGACCAGCGGCTCGTGGGCACGCTGCCGGTCGCCGTCGTCCTGCTGGCCGATCCCGCCGAACGCCTCGATGCGCTCGGCGTGACGCCGACACACGCCGTCCAGGCCCTGGCGCACCGCGACGAGGTGGCCGAGATGCTGAGCGCCCACCATCTGGGAGTCCTGCCGGTCGTCGACATCGATCGTCGCCCGCTCGGCGTGCTGCGCCACGGAGCCCTGGTCGGCGTGGCGGCGCGTGAAGCCACGGCGGACATGCAGAGCATGGTCGGAGCGAGTCGTGAGGAGCGCGCCCTGTCGAGTGTGCCGTTCGCCGTGCGCAAGCGCCTGCCCTGGTTACAGGTCAACCTGCTGACGGCGTTTCTCGCGGCCAGCGTCGTGGGCCTCTTCGAGAGCACGATCGCGCAGTTCTCGGTGTTGGCGGTGCTTCTGCCCGTCGTGGCGGGCCAGTCGGGCAACACTGGCGCCCAGTCGTTGGCCGTGACCATGCGCGGGCTGACACTGCGTGAGATCAGCCTGCGGAACTGGCTGCGGGTCGTGGTCAAGGAGTCGTCCGTAGGACTGGTCAATGGCATCGCCGTGGCCCTGGTGACGGCGATCGGCGTCTATGCGTGGAGCGGATCAGTCGGGCTCTGTCTCGTCATCGGCGTGGCGATGGTGTTGTCGATGACGATCGCCGCCGTGGCTGGAGCCGGCGTGCCGCTCGTTCTCGACCTGGCCGGGCAGGATCCCGCGCAGTCGTCATCCATCATCCTCACGACCGTGACCGACGTCGCCGGCTTCTTCAGCTTCCTCGGCCTCGCAACGCTCTTCTCGACGATGCTTCCGACGTGA
- a CDS encoding mechanosensitive ion channel family protein, whose translation MGSAIWETAVGQAVTEFLQRAVAYAPNVAGAIGLVALGWLLAVTLRAVSVRVLTGVLGLLGRYPRLGQALARSRMGPGFAQLASGLIFWLVMTLFVAAAVERLDLPLAAALVSALAAYLPRVLLGLVIVFAALVAGQYARGGVSAAASAAGLPQAALLGATTQVVLLFFGVVTAADLLGIHSTLLTVVVAVSVGALLGGATLAFGLGSGPAVANIISMFYVLKTYRVGQHVRVGDVEGEIVELAQTGVVISVPEGRVLVPGRRFADDVSVLVTGGRS comes from the coding sequence ATGGGTTCAGCCATCTGGGAGACTGCAGTCGGGCAGGCCGTGACCGAGTTCCTCCAGCGGGCGGTTGCCTACGCGCCCAACGTCGCCGGGGCAATCGGCCTGGTGGCGCTGGGCTGGCTCCTGGCGGTCACGTTGAGAGCGGTGTCGGTGCGCGTGCTCACGGGCGTGCTCGGCCTGCTCGGCCGTTACCCGCGGCTCGGCCAGGCCCTCGCACGCAGCCGAATGGGTCCCGGATTCGCACAGCTCGCCAGCGGACTGATCTTCTGGCTCGTGATGACCCTCTTTGTCGCCGCGGCCGTCGAGCGGCTCGATCTGCCGCTCGCCGCAGCGCTCGTGAGCGCGCTCGCCGCCTATCTGCCAAGGGTCCTGCTCGGGCTCGTCATCGTCTTCGCAGCATTGGTGGCCGGGCAGTACGCGCGGGGTGGCGTCAGTGCCGCCGCGTCGGCCGCCGGCCTGCCTCAGGCGGCGCTGCTCGGCGCGACGACGCAGGTCGTCCTCCTCTTCTTCGGCGTCGTGACGGCCGCTGACCTGCTCGGCATCCACAGCACGTTGCTCACGGTGGTCGTCGCCGTGTCGGTCGGGGCCCTGCTCGGAGGGGCCACGCTCGCGTTCGGGCTCGGGTCGGGGCCCGCGGTGGCGAACATCATCTCGATGTTCTACGTGCTCAAGACCTACCGCGTCGGGCAGCACGTGAGGGTGGGCGACGTCGAAGGGGAGATCGTCGAGCTCGCCCAGACTGGCGTGGTGATCTCGGTGCCGGAGGGTCGTGTGCTGGTCCCGGGGCGACGATTCGCCGACGACGTTTCGGTCCTCGTGACCGGAGGCCGGTCATGA